The Ignavibacteria bacterium genome window below encodes:
- a CDS encoding nucleoside recognition protein translates to MDATLKVVSISNATIIFDEVKFTTLNNVTNDGIFSSAKTAVTLAIGLIGIMALWLGIMKIAEESGLISKIALLLKPIMTRIFPDVPAEHPAMGAMIMNISANMLGLSNAATPFGLKAMEHLNSLNKKVGTATDAMCTFLVINTSNVQLIPATVIAIRASLGSHNPTEILGAAIVATTVNTIVGVIVVKLLARLKKYKAESVEQRA, encoded by the coding sequence ATGGACGCCACATTAAAAGTGGTGTCCATCTCAAACGCGACAATTATTTTCGACGAAGTAAAATTCACAACGCTCAATAACGTAACGAATGATGGAATTTTTTCTTCTGCAAAAACTGCTGTAACGCTTGCAATCGGTTTAATCGGCATAATGGCACTATGGCTTGGTATAATGAAAATCGCAGAAGAAAGCGGTTTGATTTCGAAAATTGCTTTGCTTCTAAAACCGATAATGACAAGAATTTTTCCCGACGTTCCCGCAGAGCATCCCGCGATGGGAGCAATGATAATGAATATCTCTGCAAATATGTTAGGACTTTCCAACGCTGCAACGCCATTCGGTTTGAAAGCGATGGAGCATTTGAATTCACTCAATAAAAAAGTTGGAACTGCAACCGATGCGATGTGTACATTTCTCGTTATCAATACGAGTAACGTTCAACTTATTCCTGCAACGGTGATTGCAATTCGCGCTTCACTTGGTTCACACAATCCGACAGAAATTCTTGGCGCTGCAATTGTTGCGACAACAGTAAATACGATAGTAGGAGTGATTGTTGTTAAACTTTTAGCAAGATTGAAAAAATATAAAGCAGAGAGCGTAGAGCAGAGAGCGTAG
- a CDS encoding four helix bundle protein translates to MFRFEGLEIWKRAIAVSDRVFDVADKIESEHHYRFADQLRGACLSISNNIAEGSGSKSKIEFKQFLNYSHRSIFETANMIIIAHRRKYISEKEKDEIQNELEQISKMIIGFSSTL, encoded by the coding sequence ATGTTTAGGTTTGAAGGATTAGAAATTTGGAAGCGAGCAATAGCCGTTTCCGATAGAGTTTTTGATGTTGCTGATAAAATTGAAAGTGAACATCATTATCGTTTTGCAGATCAATTACGAGGAGCGTGTTTATCTATTTCGAATAATATTGCTGAAGGTTCGGGAAGCAAATCGAAAATAGAATTCAAACAGTTTTTGAATTATTCTCATCGCTCCATTTTTGAAACGGCAAATATGATAATCATTGCACACCGAAGGAAATATATTTCAGAAAAAGAAAAAGACGAGATTCAAAACGAACTTGAACAAATCAGTAAAATGATTATTGGGTTTTCTTCAACACTTTAA